From a single Centropristis striata isolate RG_2023a ecotype Rhode Island chromosome 14, C.striata_1.0, whole genome shotgun sequence genomic region:
- the exosc7 gene encoding exosome complex component RRP42 produces the protein MATVQLSEAEKVYILHGIRDDLRVDGRGCEDYRHMEIETDVVSNTDGSAKVTLGDTAVLVGIKADIGKPRPMVPNEGYLEFFVDCSANATPEFEGRGGEELGTELSNTLYKVFNNKNSVDLKSLCIIAGEHCWVLYVDVLLLQCDGNLYDAISVAIKAALFNTKISRVHISADEEGGKEIELSDDPYDCVRLNVENVPCIVTLCKVGHRHVVDATLQEKACSVASLIIAVTQKGTVTCTRKVGGGSLDPESIFEMTEAGKRVGKTLHAPLMKLLQQEEGLGKTRQKVGFLG, from the exons ATGGCAACAGTACAACTGAGCGAGGCTGAAAAGGTTTACATCTTACACGGTATACGG GATGATTTGCGGGTGGACGGAAGAGGCTGTGAGGACTACAGACACATGGAGATAGAGACTGATGTGGTGTCCAACACAGACGGATCCGCCAAAGTCACACTg ggGGACACAGCGGTTCTAGTTGGGATTAAAGCTGACATTGGTAAACCGAGGCCCATGGTGCCAAATGAAGGATACTTGGAGTTTTTTGTTGACTG TTCGGCCAATGCAACCCCTGAGTTTGAAGGCAGAGGAGGCGAGGAGCTGGGGACGGAGCTGAGTAACACTCTTTACAAAGtcttcaacaacaaaaacagcgtGGACCTGAAGAGCCTCTGTATCATCGCAGGAGAACACTGCTGGGTCCTCTATGTGGACGTGCTG CTCCTGCAGTGTGATGGAAACCTGTACGATGCCATCTCTGTCGCAATCAAGGCAGCTCTCTTCAACAccaa AATTTCACGAGTGCACATATCAGCTGacgaggaaggagggaaggaaatcGAGCTGTCAGACGACCCGTATGACTGCGTGAGACTCAACGTAGAAAACGTTCCTTGCATAGTGACGTTGTGTAAG GTGGGCCACAGGCACGTGGTGGACGCAACTCTGCAGGAGAAGGCGTGCTCCGTGGCGAGCCTGATCATCGCTGTCACACAGAAGGGCACGGTCACCTGCACGAGGAAGGTGGGCGGAGGCAGCCTGGACCCAGAGAGCATCTTTGAGATGACAGAG GCAGGTAAACGGGTCGGCAAGACTCTTCACGCTCCACTCatgaagctgctgcagcaggaggagggttTGGGGAAGACACGGCAGAAAGTCGGCTTCCTTGGTTAA
- the LOC131985476 gene encoding tetranectin-like isoform X2, with the protein MEFRGVCVLLGVLLLANCSLQQSPPKKKLIKKGTRKTSDTVKDAAIEELQKQINNINQELNLLKEQQALQTVCLKGVKIHNKCFLADTLRKRYHTASEDCNNLGGVLGTPTSSEENDQLRDYIRQSIGPDEQVWLGINDMMTEGTWVDQSSFTITYKNWDTSNHRSPQPDGGMSSNCAVLSGASRGKWFDENCREEKPSVCQFNIV; encoded by the exons ATGGAGttcagaggagtgtgtgtgctgctcGGAGTACTACTACTGGCCAACTGCTCGCTTCAGCAGAGTCCACCGAAGAAGAAGctaataaaaaaaggtacacGGAAAACATCTG ATACAGTAAAGGATGCTGCCATCGAGGAGCTGCAGAAACAGATCAACAACATCAACCAGGAGCTCAACCTACTGAAGGAACAACAAGCTCTGCAGACAG TGTGTCTGAAAGGTGTAAAGATCCATAACAAGTGTTTCCTGGCTGACACTTTGAGAAAACGCTACCACACTGCCAGCGAGGACTGTAACAACCTGGGCGGCGTCCTCGGCACGCCCACGTCCAGCGAGGAGAACGACCAGCTCAGAGACTACATCCGCCAGAGCATCGGCCCCGACGAGCAGGTGTGGCTGGGCATCAACGACATGATGACTGAGGGCACCTGGGTGGACCAGAGCAGCTTCACCATCACATACAAAAACTGGGACACGTCCAACCACCGGTCCCCTCAGCCGGACGGCGGCATGTCCAGCAACTGTGCCGTCCTGTCCGGGGCCTCCCGTGGGAAATGGTTCGATGAGAACTGCCGTGAGGAGAAGCCCTCCGTCTGCCAGTTCAACATCGTTTGA
- the LOC131985476 gene encoding tetranectin-like isoform X1, with the protein MEFRGVCVLLGVLLLANCSLQQSPPKKKLIKKDTVKDAAIEELQKQINNINQELNLLKEQQALQTVCLKGVKIHNKCFLADTLRKRYHTASEDCNNLGGVLGTPTSSEENDQLRDYIRQSIGPDEQVWLGINDMMTEGTWVDQSSFTITYKNWDTSNHRSPQPDGGMSSNCAVLSGASRGKWFDENCREEKPSVCQFNIV; encoded by the exons ATGGAGttcagaggagtgtgtgtgctgctcGGAGTACTACTACTGGCCAACTGCTCGCTTCAGCAGAGTCCACCGAAGAAGAAGctaataaaaaaag ATACAGTAAAGGATGCTGCCATCGAGGAGCTGCAGAAACAGATCAACAACATCAACCAGGAGCTCAACCTACTGAAGGAACAACAAGCTCTGCAGACAG TGTGTCTGAAAGGTGTAAAGATCCATAACAAGTGTTTCCTGGCTGACACTTTGAGAAAACGCTACCACACTGCCAGCGAGGACTGTAACAACCTGGGCGGCGTCCTCGGCACGCCCACGTCCAGCGAGGAGAACGACCAGCTCAGAGACTACATCCGCCAGAGCATCGGCCCCGACGAGCAGGTGTGGCTGGGCATCAACGACATGATGACTGAGGGCACCTGGGTGGACCAGAGCAGCTTCACCATCACATACAAAAACTGGGACACGTCCAACCACCGGTCCCCTCAGCCGGACGGCGGCATGTCCAGCAACTGTGCCGTCCTGTCCGGGGCCTCCCGTGGGAAATGGTTCGATGAGAACTGCCGTGAGGAGAAGCCCTCCGTCTGCCAGTTCAACATCGTTTGA